A single genomic interval of Microbacterium sp. zg-Y1090 harbors:
- a CDS encoding DUF5956 family protein translates to MPSTPPRKGASVVLGPHLRHSLIAYLAGPRHVQRVPRQFDDVVEAVHGQPPVSRRPSDTERDEIQEHLTEFLADFGIPAPPAADEWRLYLPPEVSEGDLWSAVNGPEVRHESEASAPEVLADLRTQLERILGPLD, encoded by the coding sequence ATGCCGAGCACCCCTCCCCGGAAGGGCGCTTCGGTGGTGCTTGGCCCACACCTGCGACACTCTCTGATCGCGTATCTCGCCGGTCCTAGGCATGTGCAGCGAGTACCCCGCCAGTTCGATGACGTCGTCGAAGCGGTCCACGGCCAACCGCCGGTCTCCCGGCGCCCGAGCGACACCGAGCGGGACGAGATCCAGGAACACCTGACGGAGTTCCTGGCAGACTTCGGTATTCCTGCACCCCCAGCGGCGGACGAATGGCGGCTGTACCTGCCACCCGAGGTGTCCGAGGGGGACCTCTGGTCAGCAGTCAACGGGCCGGAAGTCCGTCATGAGTCAGAAGCGAGCGCCCCAGAAGTCCTCGCGGATCTGCGCACCCAGCTTGAGCGGATCCTCGGGCCGTTGGACTGA